From a single Onychomys torridus chromosome 9, mOncTor1.1, whole genome shotgun sequence genomic region:
- the LOC118591386 gene encoding SWI/SNF-related matrix-associated actin-dependent regulator of chromatin subfamily E member 1-like, which yields MSKRPSYALPPTPTPATQMPSTPRFVGYNPYSHLAYNNYRLGGNLGTNSRVTASSAITIPKPPKPPDKPLMPYMRYSRKVWDQVKASNPDLKLWEIGKIIGGMWRDLTDEEKQEYLNEYEAEKIEYNESMKAYHNSPAYLAYINAKSRAEAALEEESRQRQSHMEKGEPYMSIQPTEGPDDYDDGFSMKHTATAHFQRNHCLISEILSESVVPDVRSVVTTARMQVLKRQVQSLMVHQRKLEVELLQIEERHQEKKRKFLESTDSFNNERKRLCGLKVEVDMEKIAAEIAQAEEQARKSQEERGRKQWSKPSAVRAAGRARGKQSEEKDEENSPIETEETHLEETTESQQNGEEGTSTPEDKESGQEGVDSLEVEGTSDSNTGSQSNSATVEELPTDPTPDDEKKE from the coding sequence ATGTCAAAAAGACCATCTTATGCCCTACCTCCCACCCCAACTCCTGCAACACAAATGCCCAGCACACCAAGGTTTGTGGGATACAATCCATACAGTCATCTCGCCTACAACAACTACAGGCTGGGAGGGAACCTGGGCACCAACAGCCGGGTCACGGCATCCTCTGCTATTACGATTCCAAAGCCTCCAAAGCCACCAGATAAGCCGCTGATGCCCTACATGAGGTACAGCAGAAAGGTCTGGGACCAAGTAAAGGCTTCCAACCCTGACCTAAAGTTGTGGGAGATTGGCAAGATTATTGGTGGCATGTGGCGAGATCTCACtgatgaagagaaacaagaatatttaaatgaatacGAAGCAGAAAAGATAGAGTACAATGAATCTATGAAGGCCTATCATAATTCCCCTGCATACCTTGCATATATTAATGCAAAAAGCCGAGCAGAGGCTGCATTAGAGGAAGAGAGTCGACAGAGACAGTCTCACATGGAGAAAGGAGAGCCTTACATGAGCATTCAGCCTACTGAGGGCCCAGACGATTATGATGATGGTTTTTCAATGAAGCACACAGCCACCGCCCATTTCCAGAGAAACCACTGCCTCATCAGTGAGATCCTCAGTGAGAGCGTGGTACCTGATGTGCGGTCGGTTGTCACAACAGCTAGAATGCAGGTCCTCAAGCGACAGGTCCAGTCTTTAATGGTTCACCAGCGAAAACTAGAAGTGGAACTTCTTCAGATAGAGGAACGACaccaggagaagaagaggaagttcCTGGAAAGTACGGATTCCTTTAACAATGAACGGAAAAGGTTGTGCGGTCTGAAGGTGGAGGTAGACATGGAGAAAATTGCAGCTGAAATTGCACAGGCGGAGGAACAGGCCCGCAAAAgccaggaggagaggggaaggaagcaaTGGAGCAAGCCAAGCGCAGTCAGGGCGGCAGGAAGAGCAAGGGGCAAACAAAGCGAGGAGAAGGACGAGGAGAACAGCCCCATAGAAACAGAGGAGACACACCTTGAAGAGACGACAGAGAGCCAACAGAATGGTGAGGAAGGCACGTCTACTCCTGAGGACAAGGAGAGTGGGCAGGAGGGGGTGGACAGCCTGGAGGTGGAAGGGACCAGTGACAGTAACACTGGCTCACAGAGCAACAGTGCCACAGTGGAGGAGCTGCCCACAGACCCCACGCCAGACGACGAGAAGAAGGAATGA